Proteins co-encoded in one Macrobrachium rosenbergii isolate ZJJX-2024 chromosome 54, ASM4041242v1, whole genome shotgun sequence genomic window:
- the LOC136834773 gene encoding SET and MYND domain-containing protein 4-like isoform X1, which produces MSSLLTLCRDVCSTRCSNETADYTSAKKCRVEAAEMAGFDFGKQASDLTFVHYRGERCLDEIFEWAWDNYHFDCKALEESVKSEDRANMLRLLGNQCYKAQNYLEALKSYNLSIMAAPHPVLSNIRIEETEGNTVFDFPRINPARYGGVALEKCSAFGKGFANRSAVMLDLGEYEKCLEDIDLALEYGYPEELRPKLEGRRLKCKEAQRQEEASNFRHGPRDFLDVNLEKRLLQDAFKKVKSAIAQKPPVLKDPNPCIPALSSSVKVSHWPNKGRGLVATRDIKPGEVLSVERAFAVVLGQELLATNCSTCTHKCVNPLPCPGCSQVVFCSRSCQVKGLSEDHWLECKILSSVLVHGLETSACSYKLLKTLNFSQMKSICDKLKREKHSLPEQLGFDSSGKYISSSFLPIYHLHQNLETLSFEGVITECMNAFRLVKLLELSKRFFVDESGKPVPATKEDFLDTCKMLVNNYAKFIQNSFGSPRLEVRVLSPAKGLINHACSPVMSLQLVGRESFSFALKPIAAGEELTISYIPDFFSIHPRHQRQRNLVSDMGIVCNCQACEENWPTLLHLPGIRCLCVNCKKPLSDVGVYCNKCLERLRGKLDIKTAFELRIISEKIMSALGVLQQMQNKVAQGELISKQEFRHLCGASEVAFKYSTMPSKALVSFMKLMVDCADNGLM; this is translated from the exons AAAAGTGTCGAGTG GAAGCAGCAGAAATGGCAGGTTTTGACTTTGGCAAACAGGCCTCTGATCTTACCTTTGTTCATTACCGGGGAGAACGGTGCTTGGATGAAATCTTTGAGTGGGCTTGGGACAATTATCATTTTGATTGCAAGGCCTTAGAAGAATCAGTAAAGTCTGAAGATAGAGCTAATATGTTACGACTGCTTGGCAATCAGTGTTACAAGGCACAGAATTATTTAGAAGCCCTAAAGTCCTACAATCTGAGTATCATGGCTGCACCACATCCAGTGTTGAGTAATATCAGAATTGAAGAGACTGAAGGAAATACAGTGTTTGATTTTCCTCGCATCAACCCTGCTAGGTATGGTGGTGTTGCTTTAGAGAAGTGTAGTGCCTTCGGAAAAGGATTTGCAAATAGATCAGCTGTTATGCTTGATTTAGGGGAGTATGAGAAGTGTTTGGAAGATATTGATCTAGCCCTCGAGTATGGATATCCTGAAGAATTGCGTCCAAAACTAGAGGGAAGACGGTTAAAGTGCAAAGAAGCACAAAGGCAAGAGGAAGCTTCAAACTTCAGACATGGGCCTAGAGACTTTCTTGATGTGAATCTTGAAAAACGACTCCTACAGGAtgctttcaagaaagttaagtCCGCCATAGCACAGAAGCCTCCAGTGTTAAAAGATCCTAATCCATGCATACCAGCTCTCAGTAGTTCTGTGAAAGTGTCACACTGGCCCAACAAAGGGAGAGGCCTTGTTGCAACAAGAGATATCAAACCAG GCGAGGTCCTAAGTGTGGAGAGGGCATTTGCTGTTGTTCTTGGCCAAGAATTATTAGCTACAAATTGTTCCACTTGTACTCACAAATGTGTGAACCCTCTTCCTTGTCCTGGATGTTCCCAG GTTGTATTCTGCAGCAGGTCCTGTCAGGTAAAGGGTCTTTCAGAAGACCATTGGCTAGAATGCAAGATCCTGAGCTCAGTACTTGTTCATGGACTGGAGACAAGTGCATGTTCCTATAAATTACTAAAAACTTTGAACTTCAGTCAAATGAAATCTATTTGTGAcaagctaaagagagagaaacatagtCTTCCTGAGCAGTTAGGATTTGATAGCAGTGGAAAATACATTTCATCCTCTTTTCTACCCATTTACCATCTTCATCAAAATTTGGAAACTTTGTCTTTTGAAGGAGTGATAACAGAATGCATGAATGCATTTCGATTGGTCAAACTCTTAGAGTTGAGCAAAAGGTTCTTTGTTGATGAATCCGGCAAACCTGTACCAGCAACTAAAGAAGATTTTTTGGACACATGCAAGATGCTAGTTAACAACTATGCCAAGTTTATTCAGAATTCATTTGGATCCCCACGGCTAGAG GTGAGAGTATTGTCCCCAGCAAAAGGTCTTATCAACCACGCCTGCTCTCCTGTTATGTCTCTTCAACTTGTTGGCCGAGAGTCGTTCTCTTTTGCTTTAAAACCTATTGCGGCCGGCGAGGAGCTGACAATTTCCTATATACCTGACTTTTTTAGCATTCACCCAAGGCATCAAAGACAAAGAAATTTGGTGTCTGACATGGGTATTGTCTGTAACTGTCAAGCTTGTGAGGAGAACTGGCCAACTTTGTTGCATCTACCTGGAATTAGGTGTTTATGCGTAAATTGCAAGAAACCTTTGTCAGATgtaggagtgtattgcaataaatGTTTAGAAAGACTGAGAggaaaattagatattaaaacagCTTTTGAACTGAGAATCATTTCTGAAAAGATAATGTCAGCCCTTGGTGTTTTACAACAAATGCAAAACAAAGTAGCACAAGGGGAACTCATATCAAAACAAGAATTTAGACATCTTTGTGGAGCATCTGAGGTAGCCTTTAAGTATTCAACAATGCCTTCTAAAGCGCTTGTAAGCTTCATGAAGTTAATGGTTGATTGTGCTGACAATGGATTGATGTGA
- the LOC136834773 gene encoding SET and MYND domain-containing protein 4-like isoform X2: MAGFDFGKQASDLTFVHYRGERCLDEIFEWAWDNYHFDCKALEESVKSEDRANMLRLLGNQCYKAQNYLEALKSYNLSIMAAPHPVLSNIRIEETEGNTVFDFPRINPARYGGVALEKCSAFGKGFANRSAVMLDLGEYEKCLEDIDLALEYGYPEELRPKLEGRRLKCKEAQRQEEASNFRHGPRDFLDVNLEKRLLQDAFKKVKSAIAQKPPVLKDPNPCIPALSSSVKVSHWPNKGRGLVATRDIKPGEVLSVERAFAVVLGQELLATNCSTCTHKCVNPLPCPGCSQVVFCSRSCQVKGLSEDHWLECKILSSVLVHGLETSACSYKLLKTLNFSQMKSICDKLKREKHSLPEQLGFDSSGKYISSSFLPIYHLHQNLETLSFEGVITECMNAFRLVKLLELSKRFFVDESGKPVPATKEDFLDTCKMLVNNYAKFIQNSFGSPRLEVRVLSPAKGLINHACSPVMSLQLVGRESFSFALKPIAAGEELTISYIPDFFSIHPRHQRQRNLVSDMGIVCNCQACEENWPTLLHLPGIRCLCVNCKKPLSDVGVYCNKCLERLRGKLDIKTAFELRIISEKIMSALGVLQQMQNKVAQGELISKQEFRHLCGASEVAFKYSTMPSKALVSFMKLMVDCADNGLM, encoded by the exons ATGGCAGGTTTTGACTTTGGCAAACAGGCCTCTGATCTTACCTTTGTTCATTACCGGGGAGAACGGTGCTTGGATGAAATCTTTGAGTGGGCTTGGGACAATTATCATTTTGATTGCAAGGCCTTAGAAGAATCAGTAAAGTCTGAAGATAGAGCTAATATGTTACGACTGCTTGGCAATCAGTGTTACAAGGCACAGAATTATTTAGAAGCCCTAAAGTCCTACAATCTGAGTATCATGGCTGCACCACATCCAGTGTTGAGTAATATCAGAATTGAAGAGACTGAAGGAAATACAGTGTTTGATTTTCCTCGCATCAACCCTGCTAGGTATGGTGGTGTTGCTTTAGAGAAGTGTAGTGCCTTCGGAAAAGGATTTGCAAATAGATCAGCTGTTATGCTTGATTTAGGGGAGTATGAGAAGTGTTTGGAAGATATTGATCTAGCCCTCGAGTATGGATATCCTGAAGAATTGCGTCCAAAACTAGAGGGAAGACGGTTAAAGTGCAAAGAAGCACAAAGGCAAGAGGAAGCTTCAAACTTCAGACATGGGCCTAGAGACTTTCTTGATGTGAATCTTGAAAAACGACTCCTACAGGAtgctttcaagaaagttaagtCCGCCATAGCACAGAAGCCTCCAGTGTTAAAAGATCCTAATCCATGCATACCAGCTCTCAGTAGTTCTGTGAAAGTGTCACACTGGCCCAACAAAGGGAGAGGCCTTGTTGCAACAAGAGATATCAAACCAG GCGAGGTCCTAAGTGTGGAGAGGGCATTTGCTGTTGTTCTTGGCCAAGAATTATTAGCTACAAATTGTTCCACTTGTACTCACAAATGTGTGAACCCTCTTCCTTGTCCTGGATGTTCCCAG GTTGTATTCTGCAGCAGGTCCTGTCAGGTAAAGGGTCTTTCAGAAGACCATTGGCTAGAATGCAAGATCCTGAGCTCAGTACTTGTTCATGGACTGGAGACAAGTGCATGTTCCTATAAATTACTAAAAACTTTGAACTTCAGTCAAATGAAATCTATTTGTGAcaagctaaagagagagaaacatagtCTTCCTGAGCAGTTAGGATTTGATAGCAGTGGAAAATACATTTCATCCTCTTTTCTACCCATTTACCATCTTCATCAAAATTTGGAAACTTTGTCTTTTGAAGGAGTGATAACAGAATGCATGAATGCATTTCGATTGGTCAAACTCTTAGAGTTGAGCAAAAGGTTCTTTGTTGATGAATCCGGCAAACCTGTACCAGCAACTAAAGAAGATTTTTTGGACACATGCAAGATGCTAGTTAACAACTATGCCAAGTTTATTCAGAATTCATTTGGATCCCCACGGCTAGAG GTGAGAGTATTGTCCCCAGCAAAAGGTCTTATCAACCACGCCTGCTCTCCTGTTATGTCTCTTCAACTTGTTGGCCGAGAGTCGTTCTCTTTTGCTTTAAAACCTATTGCGGCCGGCGAGGAGCTGACAATTTCCTATATACCTGACTTTTTTAGCATTCACCCAAGGCATCAAAGACAAAGAAATTTGGTGTCTGACATGGGTATTGTCTGTAACTGTCAAGCTTGTGAGGAGAACTGGCCAACTTTGTTGCATCTACCTGGAATTAGGTGTTTATGCGTAAATTGCAAGAAACCTTTGTCAGATgtaggagtgtattgcaataaatGTTTAGAAAGACTGAGAggaaaattagatattaaaacagCTTTTGAACTGAGAATCATTTCTGAAAAGATAATGTCAGCCCTTGGTGTTTTACAACAAATGCAAAACAAAGTAGCACAAGGGGAACTCATATCAAAACAAGAATTTAGACATCTTTGTGGAGCATCTGAGGTAGCCTTTAAGTATTCAACAATGCCTTCTAAAGCGCTTGTAAGCTTCATGAAGTTAATGGTTGATTGTGCTGACAATGGATTGATGTGA